The Nodosilinea sp. FACHB-141 genome has a segment encoding these proteins:
- a CDS encoding S-layer homology domain-containing protein, with amino-acid sequence MSNSFRLKSGTALMLALGLTVGAFTPVITAAPVVAQTQTQTQFSDVSANHWARQFITSLAGRGVIAGFPDGTFRPDEPVTRAQYAAMVRQAFSQSSVRTATTFVDVPADYWAAAAIREADMMGFLSGYPGNIFQPDQNIPRAQVLVSLANGLNYTASSQNSVSVYQDASSIPEYAVASLAAATERRLVVNYPNVQVLRPNQTATRADVAAFIYQALASQNQVATVNSPYIVGQQVAAQSSLPAGTVLTTNYAESNKIVVLPDETADLTLTVAQAITDSTGRVLVPAGSQVVGELRPSGNGSQFVAQELVLPGGQRLAINATSQTVTTTETVRRGATLGETLAGAVLGSGAAAAISRTTGDQSVGTLEVLAGTATGATLARLFGRDRVEVIAINPSQDLTLTLNQPLVLSAR; translated from the coding sequence ATGTCTAATTCTTTTCGTCTAAAGTCTGGAACCGCTCTGATGTTAGCCCTAGGGTTGACCGTAGGTGCCTTTACTCCAGTGATCACGGCTGCTCCGGTAGTTGCCCAAACCCAAACTCAAACTCAATTTAGCGATGTGTCCGCCAACCACTGGGCGCGTCAGTTCATTACTAGTTTGGCGGGCAGAGGCGTGATCGCTGGTTTCCCAGACGGTACCTTCCGTCCCGATGAGCCGGTGACCCGCGCTCAGTATGCCGCTATGGTGCGTCAGGCGTTTAGCCAGTCCTCTGTGCGGACTGCGACCACCTTTGTGGACGTGCCGGCCGACTATTGGGCCGCTGCGGCGATTCGTGAGGCCGATATGATGGGCTTTTTGTCGGGCTACCCCGGCAATATCTTCCAGCCCGATCAGAACATCCCCCGGGCCCAGGTGCTAGTCTCTTTGGCTAACGGATTGAACTACACCGCCAGCAGCCAGAATAGCGTTAGCGTCTATCAGGATGCCTCCTCGATTCCTGAGTATGCGGTGGCCAGCCTAGCTGCTGCTACAGAGCGGCGGTTGGTGGTGAACTACCCCAATGTGCAGGTCTTAAGGCCTAACCAAACGGCAACTCGGGCCGATGTGGCGGCCTTTATTTACCAGGCCCTGGCTAGCCAAAATCAGGTGGCCACGGTCAACTCCCCCTACATTGTGGGGCAGCAAGTGGCGGCTCAATCCAGCCTACCGGCAGGCACAGTTCTGACTACGAACTATGCAGAGAGCAACAAAATTGTCGTGCTCCCCGATGAGACCGCTGATCTGACCCTGACGGTGGCCCAGGCGATCACCGACAGCACCGGTCGCGTTCTGGTGCCAGCGGGCAGTCAGGTAGTGGGAGAACTGCGTCCTAGCGGCAACGGCTCACAGTTTGTGGCGCAGGAACTGGTGCTGCCCGGCGGTCAACGATTGGCAATTAACGCCACCTCGCAGACCGTGACCACGACGGAAACTGTTCGCCGAGGAGCTACCCTCGGCGAGACCCTGGCTGGAGCGGTGCTGGGTTCAGGTGCGGCGGCGGCGATCTCTCGCACCACTGGCGACCAAAGTGTCGGTACCCTAGAGGTCTTGGCCGGAACCGCCACTGGAGCCACCCTGGCCCGGCTCTTTGGCCGCGACCGGGTCGAGGTGATTGCCATCAACCCCAGCCAAGATCTCACCCTGACCCTCAACCAACCCCTGGTGCTGTCGGCTCGGTAA